The DNA window GCTTAATATGATTTTACAAAATCAACACTGTGGGGAAACTCTAATTTTACAAACAAAGTAACATACTCTTGAAGGCTGGTTATAGGGCAGTTGTCTCCAGGTGGATCTAAATTATCCCATAAAGTCCTGAGCCTTATTGACTAGGTGTTTAGAATCCCTAATGGTTTCACTTAGGTTTTTCTAAAGTAAAGGATGTTTTGGAGagatagctaaaaaaaaaaagggggggggagtaTTTTATCCCTATGGTGTTATTTGTGTTTCTTGACTTTACTAAGAAAGTACATCAAAACTGAGCAGGTACAACCGAGTGTAGTAACCAATGGGAGAAAACAAGGAATTCTCATAAATCAAAAAAATAAgtgtcagccgggcgttggtggcacatgcctttaatcccagaactcgggaagcagaggcaggcggatctctgtgagttcgaggccagcctggtctccagagcgattgccaggataggctctgtctcgaaaaaccaaaaaaaaaaagtgtcgcCAGGCagtgtggcgcacacctttaatcccagccttgtctacagagctagttccaggacagccagggctacacaaagaaaccctttctggttaaaaacaacaaaaaaaagtatcaTATTTGTTTTAACATAAAATGcaagttttaaaatttcattttatgtcttgtttttttttttttttcctgcagcaaACATGAATTCGTTTTACAATAATCAAAAGGATATATTTTAAAGTCCAGATTTTGGTGTCAATTTTAGTAAGATTTAAATATTGACCCCCCCACCTCATAAAGGTGTGAAGAGAGTAACTAACTCAAgagcggggggtggggggataggAGGGGAGACGGGGCGGGGGGGGACGGGGACGGGACTACTGATCAGCAATAGACTGGTTATCTGGCACCTACAGGTCCCTGAGGACAACACAATAGATAGAACCATtcaagctttgtgtgtgtgtgtgtgggggggggtctggtgtgtgtgtggatgggtcTGGTATGTgttgagtgtgcatatgtgtttaggGGATGTCCGAGCCTTGAGTTTTGAAAGGATACAATGAGAGGCGGTAAGATTCTCACGGAATTGTGAAGCGCCTACGAAAAGCTCTGATCACAGAGACTAGCAAACAGAAGTTGTGATTCTCCCCTCCACCCTACATGATCCCAGTTCCCCATTGGAAACCGGTGAGGACACAGCGGGCCATCACACGCACCCCCATACCAAGTCAGATCCAGGAGGCTTTTATTACCTTGGCTGTGGCTGGCCCCTTCCAGTTCAAGAACTGCTCTAGTTCTGTGCCTTTAGCCCGGGCCCTGGAGGAGTCAAACACTTTCCTCCTGGACCCTTGCATCTTGCCACAGACGGCAGAGTGTCTCTGCAGCCTGAGCCAAAGAAACGTGCGTCCACAGTAGCTGCACTTGCCCAGCTCTGGCTCTTCTGTGGAGGAGCTGGACTCCGAGGAGGCCGGCGTTCCCGACAGGCTTGATGCCTGCGGTGTGCTACCCAGCTCTTCTGAAGGTTTCGAGAACTCTTCTGCCGGTGTCGCTGAGTCTCGCACCTTGCGGTTGCTGGCCATCAGCCTTTCCCTTTTGAGCCTCTGGATTTCATAGTCAGAGAACTGGAGTGGACTGGAGTCTTCCTGAGCCCGTTCACAAGGTTGAGCCTCTCTCCTGTTTCTACTGAGCATCTCAGAACTGAACTCGGGGGATAAGGCGGCATTGCAGCCACTTTCTCTAACTCTCCCGGCAGGCATCATCCTTGGTAGctctctgtcttcattttgctgggcctgtttcttttccttctggatCCTTCGGAGAccctcctctgtcttcttcaGCTTCTCTCTCAGGAGGGTCTCCTTCCTTCGGATTTCCCTCTGTAAAGTCTCCCCTGCAGCTTCTAGTCTTTGGATCTGCGTCCACTCGGGCCTGGTCCTGTGGAGGTCTGCCATGACCTCCTCTGCCTGCACAGAGGCAAGAATAGATGAATTCACCCAGCTCCTCAAACCAAAGTTGCTGTCTGAAAACTCAGGAAGTCTTGGGTAGACATTCTGGTCTCCATCACCAGTGCCTGCCTCGCCTGTACTGAGAGACTTCCGGTGGACCATGGGTTTCAGTGGGTATGCCCGGTCCACGCCAATTCGCTTCTTCCTAAAGGGAATGAAGTCCTGGTCGTTTGCTTTGTGATACCGGGGCGGAGGGCTTGACAAGGAAGACAAAGCCTTTCCTTGGCCCTGGGGATTGCTCCCTGGGCTTCGCTGGCTGATCCTGGCACTGTGGGGGCAGGAGTGCCTCCGGGCTTTGGCGCAGATGTTCCTTTGGGGGTAAGTGGAGACACCCTCCTCCTGCTCCAGTTCTGTGTTGCTCCAATGCTTCTGCTGGAAATTGTTCCTCAAGTGTCCCACCGAGGACCGCTGGGAAGAGTCACGTTGTTCGTAAGGGTCGTGCTTAGCTGAGTGGAGCCCTGGCGCTTCTGTTTTACTATGTGGGAACATAACGCCCACAGGCAGATGTGGAGCCAACTGGAGGCCAGCCATTCAGGGCCTGGACCGATGCCTAGGGGAGATTTAAAACAGATACATGTGAAGAATTTGTCTGAGGTTCACTCCCAGCTGCTAGAGTAAACCTACCTACCCACGTTCCCTTTAAACATTTCTCGTTTCCTGGGACTGTGGCGCTCGATCGGCCTGGACCTTGCTTCAGTACGCACTCAGTGAGTGAGGGTTCTGTGCCAGACATTGCTGAGGCCCAGGACCAAAACATGAACGGGACACAGGTGTTCAGCCACTGGCTTTCTGCCACACCCGTATCTGATCTGCCATACACTATTATGGAATGGGTGGAAATGGCCTTAGATTGAAGGTCatctgtaacaaaacaaaacaaaacaaaaaaagcaggcAGCCTGTTCCTTACTAGCCCCGGTTCTCGCAAACTGCAGAGTCCGCTCTGAGTCCAGGCCCACATTTTTACAGGGTGAGGGAGAGCCTTGGCCCCGCGAGGGAAAGCTCTCCCTGGGCTCTCCCCTGCTGGGGCCGCCCGGGCTGGAAGCGGGTGCTCAGCTGTCAAACACTCATCCCCAAATGTCCGATGGCACAAACCGCACCGGGTACCAGGGTGTTGGGCCAGGGGGTGGACACCTGATCGCCCCAGCGCGCTTTAGATCCGGATCTCGGAAGTCACGTTCAGTCCCAGGGGGTCAAACCGTAACTCTCCTTGGGACACAGCCT is part of the Cricetulus griseus strain 17A/GY chromosome 5, alternate assembly CriGri-PICRH-1.0, whole genome shotgun sequence genome and encodes:
- the Zc2hc1c gene encoding zinc finger C2HC domain-containing protein 1C, with protein sequence MAGLQLAPHLPVGVMFPHSKTEAPGLHSAKHDPYEQRDSSQRSSVGHLRNNFQQKHWSNTELEQEEGVSTYPQRNICAKARRHSCPHSARISQRSPGSNPQGQGKALSSLSSPPPRYHKANDQDFIPFRKKRIGVDRAYPLKPMVHRKSLSTGEAGTGDGDQNVYPRLPEFSDSNFGLRSWVNSSILASVQAEEVMADLHRTRPEWTQIQRLEAAGETLQREIRRKETLLREKLKKTEEGLRRIQKEKKQAQQNEDRELPRMMPAGRVRESGCNAALSPEFSSEMLSRNRREAQPCERAQEDSSPLQFSDYEIQRLKRERLMASNRKVRDSATPAEEFSKPSEELGSTPQASSLSGTPASSESSSSTEEPELGKCSYCGRTFLWLRLQRHSAVCGKMQGSRRKVFDSSRARAKGTELEQFLNWKGPATAKTEPPRKSTWRQKHESFIRTLRHARQVQQVIAKGGNPSDLPPVLPAENPDYVQCLHCSRHFAPKVAERHIPKCKTIKNRPPPPRRYDS